CGAGGTAGCGCAGCTTTTCGCGCAGCCGGGTAAGCCGTGCAGGCGCTTTATCGGCCGCGAAAAGTTCAAGCGGCTGCGGCTCGAAAATCATGACCATAACGGGCAGGCCGCGTTCGCGCCCTTGCGCGCATAGCCCGGCAAGCAAAGCCTGGTGCCCACGATGCACGCCATCGAAATTGCCGATGGTCAGCACGCAACCGTGATGCTCAGAGGTGAGATTATGTATGCCGCGTATCAGCTTCATGACTGGCTCAGAACAGTGAAAATCGTCGGATTATACCTTGTACAGCCTATAAGGTTAACCGACGATTTGGCCCTGTCAGCCATAAACTGGCAACGATTTCATCGCGCTGCGTCAGGGTTTCGCACTGAACGCGAATTTTGTCCCACAAAGACTGTATTCGCACGAGGCAAGCTGGTAGAATCTTGCGCCATCACTACGTAACGAGCGCCGCATAACAACGGCGCTTATTTGCACAAATCCATTGACAAAAGAAGGCTGAAAGGGCATATTCCTCGGCCTTTGAATTGTCCACATAGATCATATTTGGGAGTTGGACCTTGGCTAATATCAAATCAGCTAAGAAGCGTGCCGTTCAGTCTGAAAAGGCCCGTAAGCACAACGCAAGCCGTCGCTCTATGATGCGTACTTTCGTTAAGAAAGTGTACGCAGCGATTGAAGCTGGCGACAAAGCTGCTGCACAGAAAGCATTTAACGAAATGCAACCAATCGTGGATCGTCAGGCTGCTAAAGGTCTGATCCACAAAAACAAAGCTGCTCGTCATAAAGCTAACCTGGCTGCACAGATCAGCAAACTGGCTTAATCGCCATTCGCTGTCGCTTGTTGCAAGCAGCTTGTTAAAAAAACCCGCTTATGCGGGTTTTTTTATGCCTGCTGATTTATTTTGGCGGCACAAACAGCGCCGAATAGTCACGATTGCAGATGCGCTGCACCGCCGGATGCTGAATCATTCGCTCTGCGAAAATCGCGTGATACTCCTCCATCACGTTATCCATGCGCCCTATCTCCACAATATTCTCATCCTCGTAAAAATCGTGCGCGTAGAGACTTGGCGCGACAAAAACAGCATTGTGCGCCGCGCCGAAGGCTTTCATCAGCGCCGCGTCGTCAAACTCGCCGAGAATTTCCACCTTCAGACCCTGCGAGTGGATCCAGTTCAGTAATTTACGCCCAAGCATGGAACGACGCCCGGGTATCAGTAACCGGCGCTCTTCAAGACACGCCGGGAACGGCTTTGCCGGCGCCGGACTCTGACACCAGAAGCTCACGCTGCACTCGCCAATTTTGACGGAAAACAGGCCCGCCTGCTGCGTGGAGTCGATGGGGCAATCGGAGATAATCATATCGAGCTTATGCTGGCTCAGTTGCTCAAGCAGCATCTCGTGCGTCGATTCAAAACAGCGCAGGTGGATTTGCTCATCTTCCACCACCGCCGCGTCGAGCACGCCGCTGACCAGCCTTTTCGAAAGGGCGTCCGCCACGCCGACATCAAACAATAAGTGAGATTCTTTGCGATAGTTGATGATGTCCAGCATCTCCTGGCTTAGGGTGAACATGCGGTCGGCATAACGAAACACCAGTTGCCCCAGCTCGCTCGGCTCAAGCCCTCTTCCCTTACGCTTAAACAGTTTGCCCTGTAGCCTCTCCTCCAGCGCTTTTATCTGTCCGGTAATGGTTTGCGGCGTAAGGTAGAGCGCCTCGGCTGCACCGACGACCGAGCCCTCCTTACAAACCTGCCAGAAGTAATATAAGTGGTTGTAATTGATATGAGACATAAGCGCGTTCTCTGTGGAGTCCCTGAGGCAAAGCGGCCTTCACTCCGAAAGGCCGCATGATAAACCAGACGTTAAGGTGCCCGTGATAAATGGCTGCGCAGGAGCGCATAGCCGATGACCGCAGCCAGTAATGAACCGACCAGAATGCCAAGCTTAGCCCAGGTCACCAGGGCTGCGTCGACATCACCAAAAGCCAGCGACGCGATGAAAATGGACATCGTAAAGCCGATACCACACAGCACGCCGACGGCCAGAATCGTCTTCTGGCTGACGCCCGGCGGGAGTGTTGCCCACTTAAGCTTTACCGCCAACGCGCAGAACAGGCTGATGCCGAGCGGCTTACCGATAAACAAACCGGCGATAATGCCAAGCGGCAGCAGCGACGTCAGGCCCGCCAGCGTGACGCCATCCAGCGAAACGCCTGCGTTCGCGAACGCAAACAGCGGCAGGATGAGAAAACCCACCCACGGGTGTAGCGCATGCTCAAGCGTGCCTGCGGGCGAATGTCCCTTCTGCGCTTTAAGCGGTACGAAAAAGCCGATAATGACGCCCGCAAGCGTGGCATGGACACCCGATTTCAGCACCGCCGTCCAGAGCACGACGCCCACCAGAATATAAACCCCGACGCGGCGCACGTTGCAGAGATTAAGCACTGCCAGTACAGCGATAGCGCCAACTGCCACCATCAGCGACACCATCGACAGCGAACTGGTATAGAACAGCGCAATAATCACAATCGCGCCGAGATCGTCGATGATAGCCAGCGCCATCAGGAAAATTTTCAGCGCGGGCGGCACACGGTTACCGAGCAGCGCCAGAATCCCCAGGGCGAACGCGATATCCGTCGCCGCCGGAATAGCCCAGCCCGCGCGGGTTATCGGATCCTGAAAATTGAACGCCAGATAGAGCGCGGCAGGCAACACCATCCCGCCCAGCGCGGCAATCACCGGCAGCGACGCCTGTCGACGGCTGGCGAGCGAGCCCTGTACCAGCTCACGCTTCACCTCAAGCCCCACCAACAGGAAGAACACGGCCATCAGCGCGTCGTTCACCCATAGCAGCATGTTCTTTTTAATCTCCAGCGCCCCGAATTTTAATTCTACCGGCGTACTGAGAAAGCCGGTGTAGAGCTCTTGAGTGGCGTTGAGGTTTGCCAGAAGCATGGCCAGCGCGGCGGCGGCGATCAGCACAATGCCGCCTGCTGCGTCACTTTTAAAGAAACGTTCTACTTTTTTTATCATCATTGTCTACCCAGAATTATAGAGTCACGTATTCACTGACTTACACCAGGTATAAGGATAGCGGCCTTTATCCATCGGAAAAGCAGTTTATTCTGGGCATACAGATCGTTTAAAACGAATTATTGGAAATGACATCGGGTAAATGGCAGGCAAAAAAAGCCCCGGTAATCCATCCCCGGGACCAGAGGTCCGCTCAAACACGGGCAGAGCGGCAAATATCATCGTGACGTTGACGACTCAATAGGTTCCGATATCTGTCCAGACCTGATAAGGCCCGCTGTTGAGATCGGGCTGCTCGCCCTGCGAATACCAGTTCACCTGATAGTTGTGGCCTTTCCAGCTGACTTTCTCGAAAGATCCCCATTTCGCCCCGTAAATCGTGCCGGCATCCCAGAGCGGATACGGCGCGCTGCCGGTATCCGGGGTCGGGGTGGGCGTCGGAGTGGGGGTCGGGTCCGGTGTCGGCTCAGGCGTCGGTTGTGGCACCGGAGTGTCGCCGCCCGCAGGTGCATTACCCGGCACGGCAGTGACAACAAAGCGCTGCTGTGACGAAGGCTCATTTTTGGTGTCGCGGACAAACAGCGTGAACTGGTAATCGGTGCTCTGGGTAACAACAGGCACGTCAAACTCAATCACGGCGGCGCTCTTATCCGCGACGGTAATCGTCGCTGGCACGCCCCAGCTAAAGCTCAGCGCATCGTTGTCGTCATCATGCGACGCCTCGCCGGAGAGCTGAATACGCGAACCGCCGACCACCCGCAACTGGATAGCCGCCACGGGCGCATGGTTGACTGTCGGTTGCGGCTCGCTATCACCGCCGCTGTTATCCGGCTCAGCAACATTGATGCCTTCGAAGTAGAACGGCTTCATATCGATGGTCTGGGTGTCGATTTCATAACCCAACCCTTCACGTGCGGCATTCACCAGCACGCCGTTATCCTGGTCAATCGTCCAGGTAAATAACCCGCCGAGGTTACGCGACGCGGCATACTGGCCTTTCGCTTTTACCGAGCGCGGCGTGTCGAGCGACATAAACAGTTTGCTTTGCGGGTTATAGAGATAATCCGCGTTAGCGACTTTATCGGTATAGACGTTAAAGCCGTTGCGCCCTTTCTGGTTTTCCAGATCCAGATAGTTATAAATGGTGTCGTACCATTCGGTACTCCCGGATTCAAAACTCCCGGTCGTGGTGCCGTTGCCCG
This sequence is a window from Cronobacter sakazakii. Protein-coding genes within it:
- the rpsT gene encoding 30S ribosomal protein S20, which codes for MANIKSAKKRAVQSEKARKHNASRRSMMRTFVKKVYAAIEAGDKAAAQKAFNEMQPIVDRQAAKGLIHKNKAARHKANLAAQISKLA
- the nhaR gene encoding transcriptional activator NhaR, with the protein product MSHINYNHLYYFWQVCKEGSVVGAAEALYLTPQTITGQIKALEERLQGKLFKRKGRGLEPSELGQLVFRYADRMFTLSQEMLDIINYRKESHLLFDVGVADALSKRLVSGVLDAAVVEDEQIHLRCFESTHEMLLEQLSQHKLDMIISDCPIDSTQQAGLFSVKIGECSVSFWCQSPAPAKPFPACLEERRLLIPGRRSMLGRKLLNWIHSQGLKVEILGEFDDAALMKAFGAAHNAVFVAPSLYAHDFYEDENIVEIGRMDNVMEEYHAIFAERMIQHPAVQRICNRDYSALFVPPK
- the nhaA gene encoding Na+/H+ antiporter NhaA, whose amino-acid sequence is MMIKKVERFFKSDAAGGIVLIAAAALAMLLANLNATQELYTGFLSTPVELKFGALEIKKNMLLWVNDALMAVFFLLVGLEVKRELVQGSLASRRQASLPVIAALGGMVLPAALYLAFNFQDPITRAGWAIPAATDIAFALGILALLGNRVPPALKIFLMALAIIDDLGAIVIIALFYTSSLSMVSLMVAVGAIAVLAVLNLCNVRRVGVYILVGVVLWTAVLKSGVHATLAGVIIGFFVPLKAQKGHSPAGTLEHALHPWVGFLILPLFAFANAGVSLDGVTLAGLTSLLPLGIIAGLFIGKPLGISLFCALAVKLKWATLPPGVSQKTILAVGVLCGIGFTMSIFIASLAFGDVDAALVTWAKLGILVGSLLAAVIGYALLRSHLSRAP